Proteins encoded within one genomic window of Carassius carassius chromosome 22, fCarCar2.1, whole genome shotgun sequence:
- the LOC132098305 gene encoding E3 SUMO-protein ligase ZBED1-like has protein sequence MASASTEQSVTDTAATLISKRNSTSVVWNYFGFKKEDAAQLQVLCRACRAPVATSRGNTTNLFQHLKKYHKSMYDSCMTKIPSTSAPDRPNTSRQGSLTEMFESVTPYERNSKRHGEITRAITEFIAKDMMPLSTMTKPGFVALTYTLDKRYNIPSRTYFSQTAIPELYKKCKEKVAAEVKTVEFFASTTDMWSSRTAEPYQSLTVHFIDEDFNLRARCLQTTYFPDDHTGENIAAGLREGLASWDLHEENHVCITTDNASNMVLAARLNEWTRLQCFGHRLHLAIENALKDDRVSRATALCRKLVGHFSHSWKKKAALMEAQRELKLPEHNLITECPTRWGSKEMMIARVLEQAKAISQVLSGDRYARSLIPTWQDIDVLESIHKALHPLLEFTDALSGEEYVSISYLKPVLHLFATSVLAEDAEDTDLTKSIKTKVLAYLNNKYGDPNIQELLDVACFLDPRFKIQYISTDNIPAIKTRLKTEMVDLAQRTYHREKRSRTETVQMPQSAQPLGEKAKRSLGSFFKTSAASPSLPVEDVAEAELNNYLMTPTIDGEDDPLAWWRVHKISYPQLCIMARKYLCVPATSAPSERLFSTGGNIVTCTRSSLKPAKVNILVFLAKNL, from the exons ATGGCCTCTGCCTCGACGGAACAGTCAGTAACTGACACAGCTGCGACTTTAATCTCAAAGAGGAACAGCACGTCGGTGGTGTGGAActattttggtttcaaaaaaGAAGATGCTGCACAGCTTCAGGTGTTATGCAGAGCATGCCGTGCTCCCGTTGCGACTTCACGGGGTAACACTACAAACTTGTTTCAGCACTTAAAAAAATACCACAAATCAATGTATGACAGTTGTATGACCAAAATACCGAGCACCAGTGCGCCAGACAGGCCAAATACCTCAAGACAGGGATCACTGACCGAAATGTTCGAAAGTGTCACTCCGTATGAACGTAATTCAAAACGGCACGGGGAAATCACTCGGGCAATAACCGAGTTCATAGCCAAAGATATGATGCCTCTCAGCACGATGACCAAGCCTGGATTCGTGGCATTGACATATACGCTTGATAAACGGTACAATATACCCTCCCGTACATACTTCAGTCAGACTGCCATACCGGAGCTGTACAAAAAGTGTAAAGAGAAAGTCGCCGCGGAGGTTAAAACGGTGGAGTTTTTTGCTAGCACTACAGATATGTGGTCAAGCCGCACAGCTGAGCCTTACCAGAGTCTTACAGTCCATTTTATTGATGAAGATTTCAACCTCAGAGCTCGCTGCCTACAAACTACCTACTTCCCAGACGACCACACAGGGGAAAATATTGCAGCCGGCCTGAGAGAAGGGCTTGCCAGCTGGGATCTCCACGAGGAGAATCACGTCTGCATCACGACGGACAACGCGTCAAATATGGTTCTGGCTGCGCGGCTTAATGAATGGACGAGGCTCCAGTGTTTTGGGCACAGATTACATCTTGCCATTG AAAATGCACTCAAAGATGACAGAGTGTCAAGGGCAACAGCACTGTGCAGGAAGCTGGTGGGACACTTTTCCCACAGTTGGAAGAAGAAGGCAGCACTGATGGAGGCACAGAGGGAGCTCAAACTCCCTGAGCACAACCTCATAACGGAGTGCCCAACAAGATGGGGATCTAAAGAAATGATGATTGCTAGAGTGCTTGAACAGGCCAAAGCCATTTCTCAGGTATTGTCTGGAGATCGATATGCACGCTCCCTCATCCCAACCTGGCAAGATATTGATGTGTTGGAGTCGATTCACAAGGCACTGCATCCTCTACTGGAATTTACTGATGCTCTTTCTGGAGAGGAGTATGTGAGCATCTCCTACCTCAAGCCAGTTCTTCACCTTTTTGCCACATCAGTCCTGGCTGAAGATGCTGAGGACACTGACCTGACTAAATCAATAAAAACCAAAGTCCTAGCATACCTCAATAATAAATATGGAGACCCAAACATCCAGGAGCTTTTGGATGTTGCCTGTTTCCTGGACCCTAGGTTCAAAATACAGTACATCAGTACTGACAACATCCCTGCTATCAAGACCCGACTGAAGACAGAGATGGTAGACTTAGCACAGCGTACATATCATCGG GAGAAGAGGTCTCGTACTGAAACTGTTCAGATGCCTCAAAGTGCACAGCCCTTGGGGGAAAAGGCGAAGAGGTCTCTTGGCAGTTTTTTCAAGACCAGTGCAGCCTCTCCTTCTTTGCCTGTTGAAGATGTCGCAGAGGCAGAGTTAAACAATTACCTGATGACTCCTACCATTGATGGAGAAGATGATCCCTTGGCTTGGTGGAGGGTGCACAAGATCAGCTACCCACAGTTGTGCATCATGGCCCGCAAGTATCTTTGTGTACCTGCCACAAGCGCTCCCTCAGAGCGTCTTTTTAGCACAGGAGGGAATATTGTGACTTGCACTCGCTCATCCTTGAAGCCAGCAAAAGTCAATATTCTGGTTTTCTTAGCAAAAAACCTGTGA